CGGTGCGCTGCGGTCCCGACGCAGCGCACCACGCACGCTCACCGACACCACCACGCGACGACGATGCAGCACGGAATGTTCCGCTATCCCCGCCAGGACCTCATTGCCGGCACGGTGGTCTTCCTGGTGGCCGTGCCGCTCTGCCTCGGCATCGCGGTGGCCTGCGGCGTGCCGCCGATCTCGGGGCTGGTCGCGGGCATCGCCGGTGGCCTGATCGCCCCGTGGATCAGCCGCGCACCACAATCGGTGACCGGCCCGGCGGCCGGGCTGACGTCGATCGTGCTGGTGGAGGTGCAGCACCTTGGCGGCCTCGGGCCCTTCCTCGCCGCCGTCATCGCGGCGGGTGTGCTGCAGGTCGTGCTCGGGGTGCTCCGCACCGGGCGGTTCGCCTCGCTCGTCCCCTCGGCGGTGATCAAGGGCATGCTGGCCGCGATCGGCATCACGATCATCCTCAAGCAGCTGCCCGTCGCCTTCGGCGCGGGCGGGGGATTCGCGTCGATCGGTGCGCAGTTCACGCCGGGCGCCCTGGTGCTGGCGGCCATCTCGCTGGCGATCCTGTTCGGCTGGCCGAAGACACCGCTGGCGAAGGTGTCCTGGCTCTCGGCACCGCTGGTGGTGGTGGTGGTGGCGACGGTGCTGGCGCTCCTGTTCGCCGGCGTGCCGTCACTGGCGCTGCTGCCGACGCATCTCGTGCAGATCCCGCTCGGCAACCCGGGCGAGCTGTTCGCCGCGCTGCCACGTCCGGAGATCGGCGCGCTGCTGAAGCCGGCCACCTGGGTGGCGGGTGTCACGATCGCGATCGTCGGCAGCATCGAGACGCTGCTCTCGCTGCAGGCGATCGACCGGCTCGACCCGCTGAAGCGTCGCAGCGCCCCCGATCGCGAGCTGCTGGCGCAGGGCGTGACGAACGCCGTCTCCGGGTTCCTCGGGGGCCTGCCGGTGACGGCGGTCATCGTGCGCGGTGGCGCGAACGTGGCCGCCGGGGGCCGCGAGCGGCTCTCGGCCCTGACGCACGGCGTGCTGCTGCTGGTGGCGCTGCTGTTCGCCGGCCCGCTGCTGAACCGCATCCCGCTGGCGGCGCTGGCGGCGATCCTGATCCACGTGGGGCTCAAGCTCTGCGCACCGGCGCTGTTCCGCTCGCAGTACCGGCTGGGCATGAACCAGTTCGCGCCGTACGTGCTCACGATCGTGGCGATCCTCGCCACCGACCTGCTGAAGGGGGTGATCGCCGGCATCGTGTTCGGGATCTTCTTCGTGCTGCGCCAGAACTCGCGGGGGGCGATCGTGGCGGCACCGGATGCCGACGGCACCAACCGGGTGCGCTTCCGCCGCGACGGGACGTTCATCTCGAAGCCGGTGCTGGTGGGCATGCTGGAGACGGTGAAGGATGGCGAGCGCGTGGTGATCGACGGCACCGGCGAGTTCGTCGACCACGACGTGAAGGAGGTGCTGGCGGAGTTCGTGGAGCGCGCCCACGACCGCAACATCCGCGTGGAGCTGGTGGGGATCGACCTCGCGGGGGCCACGCCGGGCGGCGGGCACTAGTGCACCAGCATGCGGCACCGCCCGCGGGCGAGACGGGGCTGCAGCGGGCGATCCGGCGCGCGCACGACGTGCTCCCCGACCAGGGACCGATCGGCGTGTTCGTGCACCACAACACGCTGCACGCCTTCCAGCACCTGCCGTTCCACCAGGGCGTGCAGGAAGGTGCGGCGCTGCTCGGTGCGCGGCCGTACCTGGACCAACACGAGTTCCGCGCGGCGTGGGCCCGGGGCCGCATCGCGGACGTGGATGTGGCGGCGACCCTGGCGCGGGCACTGGGCAGCCGCTGTCACGAGCGCGTGACCTTCGGCCTGACGCGCGAGCAGTTCAGCATGGCACTGCTGCGTGACGTGGTGGACGAGGACGACGATGCCGGCCTCGCGTTCCTGCATGCCCGTGGGCCCGGGACCCTGCACGGGGCGTCGCTCGTCGCGCCCGCGCTGGTGCGGCTGGCGCGCGTGCCGGACGGGTCGGAGCCGGTGCCGATGCCGGCACGCCGCCATCGCGACGTGCTGGTGGCCCGCGGCGCCGTCGACCCCGACGCAGCGGTCCATGCGGAACTCGCGCGCACATGCGCCGTCTTCCTCGACCACGGGCAGGCGATGGCCGAGATGCCGAACCGTGAGGCGGGATTCCTGCGCGCCGCGTGCGGGCTGTTCGCCGAGGGGGCGCGCGAACCCGCGGGCTGTCCCGGCGTGCGCGCCGACATGCTCGACGTGCTGGCGGCAAGGCGCGACGCGGAGTCGGTGATCGCCGCGTCACTCGAGGCGCTTGGTGTGGACGAGGCCGACGCCGAGGGTTTCCTGCTGGCCACCGCGCTCGCGCTGCCGGGGTGGGCCGGCATGTTCGCGCGACTCGAGCGCCATCCGGAGGAGAGCGAGATCCCGGCGCCGGTGCACCTGGCCGACATGCTTGCCGTGCGGCTGCTGCACGAGCGGCGTGCGATCGCGGCGTCCTGCGCGGCGGCGGGACTGCCGCTGGCGTGGCGCGAACTGCGCGGGCACGCCCCCACGCAACCGGCACGCGCCGCGCACCACGATGCGTGGATCCTGGCCGGCATCGCCGCATCCGCGGGCGCCGGCGCGACGGAGATCCAGGCGCTCCGTGACGACGAGATCATGGCGTTCCGCGCGGAGGTCGATGCCCTCCCCCGTCTGCAGCGTCGCCGGCTCCTGCAGGAGGCGTACGAACGGCGCTACCGGCGCCAGGTCCTGGACGGGCTCCACGCACTCCGTCCGCACGTGACACTCGGCGAGCCGGCACACCCGGCGGCGCAGTTCGTGTTCTGCATCGACGAGCGCGAGGAGTCGCTTCGCCGCGCGATCGAGGAGCAGAGCCCCGACTTCGAGACGTTCGGCGTGGCGGGGTTCTTCGGGGTGGCGATCGACTACCGCGGCCTGTACGACGACGAGCCAGCCGCACACTGCCCGGTGGTGATCACGCCGGCGCATGAGGTGCACGAGTCGGCGGTGGACACCGAGCAGCACTGGCACCTGCGGCGCTCCGGCCTGCGCGACCGCTGGCGTGCGGCATCGCGCATGGTGCACCGGCAATCGCGCACGCTGAGCGGGGGCGCGGGGCTCTCGCTTCTGCTGGGGCCCATCGCGGCAGCGCTGGCGCTGTCACGGGTGGTGGCTCCACGGACGACGCTGGCCATGGCCGACAGCGCGCGGGAGCGGTTCGCGCCGCGTCCCAGCACACGCCTGAGCGCGCTGCGCGACGAGAGCGGTGACGTGCCGGGCCGGTCGGAACGTGGCAAGCTGGTGGGCTTCTCGCTGGACGAGGCGGTGGATCGTGTCGGCAGCGTGCTGCGCGCGCTGGGCATGACCGAGCGGTTCGCACCGGTGGTGGTGGTGCTTGGCCACGGCTCGACGAGCCTGAACAATCCACACGAGTCGGCGCACGACTGCGGTGCCTGCGGTGGCCGTCGCGGCGGCGGCAATGCGCGCCTGTTCGCGGAGATGGCGAACCAGGCGGGGGTGCGCCGGTCCCTCGCGGCGCAGGGGCTGGCCATCCCCGACACCACCTGGTTCATCGGTGGCCTGCACGACACCGCGAGCGACGACGTGACGCTGTACGACCTGGAGTACATGCCGGTGGGCCACGCCGCCGCATTCCAGCGTGCCCACGACGCCCTCGACGCCGCGCGGCGCGAGAGCGCGGCCGAGCGGTGCCGGCGATTCGAGAACGCCCCGCTCGGCATCACGCCCGATGCCGCGCTGCGTCACGTCGAGGGACGGGCGTCGCACCTGGCGCAGCCGCGGCCCGAATACGGACACTGCACGAACTCCATCGCCATCGTCGGCCGGCGGACGATCTCGCGCGGGCTGCACCTCGACCGCCGCGCGTTCCTGGTGAGCTACGATCCGCTCGCGGACGAGGATGCGGCGATCCTGACGCGCATCCTGGCGGCCGTCGGGCCGGTGGGTGCCGGCATCAACCTCGAGTACTACTTCTCGTCGGTGGACAACGAACGGTACGGCTGCGGCACCAAGCTGCCGCACAACGTGACCGGCCTCGTGGGCGTGATGTCAGGCCACCAGGGTGACCTTCGCACCGGCCTGCCGCGCCAGATGGTGGAGATCCACGAGCCCGTGCGCCTGCTGCTGATCGTGGACGCCACCCCCGAGGCGCTGCTGACCGTGGCCTCGCGGGTGCCGGAGGTGGCCGAGCTGGTGGTGAACGAGTGGGTGCAACTCGTCTCGTGCGATCCGCAGGGCGGTGCCCTCGCGATCTTCGAGGACGGTCGTTTCGTGCCGTACACGCCCGGCACCGACGCGGTGCCGCGTGTGGCCCGGTCACGTGACTGGCACATGCAACATCGCGACATGCTCCCGCCGGCGATCGTGAACGATGCACTCCGTCGTGGTGGCGCGCGATGACGGCCGCACTCGCCGCCGCGGAGGCGCTCCGGCACGCCGTCACCGTCGCCGTGGCCGCCCCGCTCGCGATGGCGCTGGTGGTCGGGCTGCTGCTCCTGGCGGGGCCCCGCTGGCTGCCGGAGGCGGTGGTGTCGCGGCTCGTCACGGCCGGGTTGGTCCTGTCCGCGCTGGCGGCGGCATGTGCCGCGATCCTGCACGTCGCCTTTCCAGGGGCCGTACCGGGGGGCAACATCGACTACGGCGACTGGCTGGCGGTGGGCAGCTACTCAGTGCCGATCGTGGCGCTGGTGGATGGCCTGGCGCTGGCGTTCTCGCTGCTGGCTGCCACGCTGACGGCGCTGGTCGCGCGCTTCTCCCAGACGTACCTGCACCGTGAGGCCGGGTTCGCGCGCTTCTACGTGCTGCTCGGCATGTTCGCCGGCGGGGCACAGCTGGTGGCGTTCGCCGGTGCACTCGACGTGCTGTTCGCGGGGTGGGAACTGATCGGCATCGCCTCGGCGCTGTTCATCGGCTTCTTCCATGAACGCGAGGAGCCCGTGCGCTCCTCGCTCCGCGCCTTCGCGACGTATCGCCTCTGCGATGTCGGCCTGCTGATCGCGATCGTGAGTGCGCACGAGGTGCTGGGGTCCACGCGCCTGTCCGCGCTGGGCGGCGCCGGCGCGCTGCCCTTCCCCGAGGCGGAGACGCTGGCGCTGCTCTTCCTCGTGGCGGCGATGGGGAAGTCCGCCCAGCTGCCGTTCTCGGGCTGGCTGCCGCGCGCGATGGAGGGCCCGACGCCGTCGAGTGCGCTGTTCTACGGCGCGATCTCGATCCACGCCGGCCTGTACCTGATGCTGCGGGTGAGCGCGGTGATCGACGTCGCGCCGGTGGCGGCGGGCGCCGGCGTGGTGGTCGGAGTCGCGACGGCGCTCTACGCCGCCGCGGTGGCGCGCGTGCACACCGACGCGAAGGGTGCCCTGGCCCACGCGACGCTCTCGCAGATCGGGCTCATCCTGGCCGAGATCTGCCTCGGCCTGACGACGCTCGCGGTGGTGCACCTCGTCTGCCATGCGCTGCTGCGCGCCTACCAGTACCTGCGCGCGCCGAACATGCTGCACGACGTGCATCAGCATGGGCACTTCGAGCATGGCCGGATGCCGCTGGCCGGTGTCGCGCCCCGTTTCGCGGCGCGCACCTACAGCGCGGCGGTGCACCGGCTGCGCCTGGACGAGCGGATCGACGCGGCCATCCGGCCCGTGCTCCGCCTGTCGCGCGCATTGGCGCGCCTGGATGACCGGGTGAGCGGCATCACCGACCACGGGCCGAGGCCAGGGTGACCGCGGCCATCGACGCACCGGCGTTGCTGGCGCCGGGCACCGTGGCCGCGCCCGTGCTGATCATCGCGTGCGCCATGACCCTCCTGTTCGCGCCGCACGTCGCCTTGCGGAAGCGCAGCGGCTGGCCGGGCGAGATCGCGCTCGCGCTGCTGATGATCGCGTCTCTGGCCACCAGCAACGGCGCGCTCAGCTTCGGTGCGACGGCAGCGACGGCGCTGGTGATCGCCTTCGAGGCGCGCCGCCGCTCGATGGGGGCCGCGCTGACCTTCGGCCTGAGCGGCGTGTCGCTGATCCTCGGTGCGGTGGCGATGGCCTCGGGCCACGGCGGGCTCGCGTTCGCGGCCTCGATGCTGTCGTTCGGCCTGCGGGTGGGGGTGTTCCCGCTGCACGGCGGCGTGGGCAGCCTCACGCACCGGAGCCTCACGCTGCAGCTCCAGCAGCTCGCCACCCTGCCGACGTCCGTCTTCGTGCACCTGCGGTTCGTGGATCACGAACCCATCGCCTGGGCCACGGCGCCGTGGCTGGTGGCCATCGGCACCGCGTCGGCGCTCTGTTTCGGGCTGGTGGCGCTGGCCCAGACGTCGCTGCGCGGCCTGCTGCGCGCCTCGGTGCTGATGCACGGCGGGATGTTGTTCGCGGCGGTGGGCGCGGCGGGCCGCGGCAATCACGCCGCCGCGCTGCTCGTCTCCATCACCCTCGGCCTCGCGATCAGCGGGCTGGGGATCATGCTGGCCTCACTGCAGGCGCGCGTGGGACCGCTGGATGACCTGGCACCGGGCGGCCGGGCGCGCGCCTTCCCGCGCCTGGCGGCGGGGGTCGCGCTCTTCGGCGGTGCGGCCGTCGGGATGCCGGGCACGTCCGGCTTCATCGCCGACGACCTGCTGCTGCATGCGCTCTGGGGCGTGAATGCACCGAGCGCGATCATCATGATCATCGCCAGCGCGCTGCTGGCGGTGGCCACGCTGCGCACCTTCTCGCTCTCGTTCCTCGGCACGCCGGTGCGGCTGCTGGCGCCGGATCTCGACGGGGCCGAGCGGATCGTGCTCGCGCTGCTGGTCACCTGGCTGGTGCTGCTCGGGCTCTGGCCCGGGGTGCTGGTGGACAGCGCCACGGCCCTGCTGCGCTAGGGCGTCGGCCCGCCGGCGGCTGGCACGATCCGCGGCAGCGTCACCTCGAACTCGCTTCCCGGGGCCGGCACGCGGTTGCGCGCCGTGACGGTGCCGCCGTGCGCCGTGACGAGTTCGCGGACCACGGTCAGGCCGATGCCCAGGCCACTGCCCGCGGCGGCCGCGTGCGGATCCTGCGAGAAGAGGTCGAAGATGCGCGGCAGCACGTCGGGCTCGATGCCGGACCCGGTGTCGGTGACCAGCACGACGACGCTGGCCGGTGTGACGGTGCACGACAGCGCGATGGCCCCACCGTGCGGGGTGTACTTGGAGGCGTTGTCGAGCAGGTTGGTGACCACCTGCGTGAGCCGCGTGCGATCGGCGCTCAGCCACAGCGGCTCGGCCGGCAGGAGTGCGGTGAACTGCTGCAGGCGGAGGTCCATCGCCGGCCGGCAGGCGGCCATCGCGTCGGTGAGCACGTCGGACAGGTCGAGCCGTTCGACGTTGAGCCGCAGCTTGCCGGTGGAGATGCGGGTGAGGTCGAGCAGGTCGTCCACCATGCGCGACATGTGAGTCACCTGCCGCTCGATGATGGCCTGGAGGCGCGGGAGGTTCACGTCCTCGCTGCGGGAGGCGCCGAGCAGCATCGAGACGGTGCGCATCGGCGCCAGCGGATTGCGGAGCTCGTGGGCGAGCATGGCCATGAACTCCGACTGCCGCAGGCGGGTCGCCT
This portion of the Gemmatimonadaceae bacterium genome encodes:
- a CDS encoding SulP family inorganic anion transporter, encoding MQHGMFRYPRQDLIAGTVVFLVAVPLCLGIAVACGVPPISGLVAGIAGGLIAPWISRAPQSVTGPAAGLTSIVLVEVQHLGGLGPFLAAVIAAGVLQVVLGVLRTGRFASLVPSAVIKGMLAAIGITIILKQLPVAFGAGGGFASIGAQFTPGALVLAAISLAILFGWPKTPLAKVSWLSAPLVVVVVATVLALLFAGVPSLALLPTHLVQIPLGNPGELFAALPRPEIGALLKPATWVAGVTIAIVGSIETLLSLQAIDRLDPLKRRSAPDRELLAQGVTNAVSGFLGGLPVTAVIVRGGANVAAGGRERLSALTHGVLLLVALLFAGPLLNRIPLAALAAILIHVGLKLCAPALFRSQYRLGMNQFAPYVLTIVAILATDLLKGVIAGIVFGIFFVLRQNSRGAIVAAPDADGTNRVRFRRDGTFISKPVLVGMLETVKDGERVVIDGTGEFVDHDVKEVLAEFVERAHDRNIRVELVGIDLAGATPGGGH
- a CDS encoding DUF2309 domain-containing protein, with the protein product MHQHAAPPAGETGLQRAIRRAHDVLPDQGPIGVFVHHNTLHAFQHLPFHQGVQEGAALLGARPYLDQHEFRAAWARGRIADVDVAATLARALGSRCHERVTFGLTREQFSMALLRDVVDEDDDAGLAFLHARGPGTLHGASLVAPALVRLARVPDGSEPVPMPARRHRDVLVARGAVDPDAAVHAELARTCAVFLDHGQAMAEMPNREAGFLRAACGLFAEGAREPAGCPGVRADMLDVLAARRDAESVIAASLEALGVDEADAEGFLLATALALPGWAGMFARLERHPEESEIPAPVHLADMLAVRLLHERRAIAASCAAAGLPLAWRELRGHAPTQPARAAHHDAWILAGIAASAGAGATEIQALRDDEIMAFRAEVDALPRLQRRRLLQEAYERRYRRQVLDGLHALRPHVTLGEPAHPAAQFVFCIDEREESLRRAIEEQSPDFETFGVAGFFGVAIDYRGLYDDEPAAHCPVVITPAHEVHESAVDTEQHWHLRRSGLRDRWRAASRMVHRQSRTLSGGAGLSLLLGPIAAALALSRVVAPRTTLAMADSARERFAPRPSTRLSALRDESGDVPGRSERGKLVGFSLDEAVDRVGSVLRALGMTERFAPVVVVLGHGSTSLNNPHESAHDCGACGGRRGGGNARLFAEMANQAGVRRSLAAQGLAIPDTTWFIGGLHDTASDDVTLYDLEYMPVGHAAAFQRAHDALDAARRESAAERCRRFENAPLGITPDAALRHVEGRASHLAQPRPEYGHCTNSIAIVGRRTISRGLHLDRRAFLVSYDPLADEDAAILTRILAAVGPVGAGINLEYYFSSVDNERYGCGTKLPHNVTGLVGVMSGHQGDLRTGLPRQMVEIHEPVRLLLIVDATPEALLTVASRVPEVAELVVNEWVQLVSCDPQGGALAIFEDGRFVPYTPGTDAVPRVARSRDWHMQHRDMLPPAIVNDALRRGGAR